The following proteins are encoded in a genomic region of Gossypium hirsutum isolate 1008001.06 chromosome D05, Gossypium_hirsutum_v2.1, whole genome shotgun sequence:
- the LOC107905172 gene encoding transcription factor MYB36 — protein MGRAPCCDKANVKKGPWSPEEDTKLKAYIEQHGTGGNWIALPHKIGLKRCGKSCRLRWLNYLRPNIKHGGFSEEEDKIICSLYISIGSRWSIIAAQLPGRTDNDIKNYWNTRLKKILLGKQRKEHQSRRGNSLKQDMKRSSASVGDSMVPADNINQIPYWPELPVLAAAAAPIPHSSQEHRIDSQASMRRLLIKLGGRFSEDDHVVNDGTTLHQFPNDLSTTDQDLYEQTVYVPSSSSSSPMDALSLSNNIGSQFVNSQFAIDGGNLPMLQGQSTTFSSELQEMGYSSNPQRLDGMEFLYGEGMVDNRGVNPCESIGWGDTSSLVGPPCASEYGVMQQGMLQEYGFSEMRYPGGAQ, from the exons atggGGAGAGCTCCTTGCTGTGACAAAGCTAACGTCAAGAAAGGCCCATGGTCACCTGAAGAAGACACCAAGCTCAAGGCATACATCGAGCAGCATGGCACTGGCGGAAACTGGATCGCTTTGCCTCACAAAATTG GCCTTAAGAGATGTGGGAAGAGCTGCCGCCTCAGATGGTTAAACTATCTCCGCCCAAATATTAAGCATGGAGGATTCTCcgaagaagaagataaaattattTGCAGCCTCTATATCAGTATTGGGAGCAG GTGGTCTATTATTGCTGCACAATTACCGGGGAGGACTGATAACGATATAAAGAACTATTGGAACACAAGGCTTAAGAAGATTCTTCTGGGCAAGCAACGCAAAGAGCATCAGTCTCGAAGAGGCAACAGCCTAAAGCAAGATATGAAGAGATCATCAGCTAGTGTGGGGGATTCCATGGTTCCTGCAGATAACATCAATCAAATCCCTTACTGGCCAGAGCTGCCTGTGCTGGCTGCGGCGGCGGCTCCCATACCGCACTCAAGTCAAGAACATCGCATTGACAGCCAAGCCTCGATGAGAAGATTACTAATCAAGCTTGGGGGAAGATTTTCTGAGGATGATCATGTGGTTAATGATGGGACAACTCTTCATCAGTTTCCTAATGATTTATCCACTACTGATCAGGATCTTTACGAGCAGACTGTCTATGtgccctcttcttcttcttcttctcccatGGATGCCTTGAGCTTAAGCAATAACATCGGTTCTCAGTTTGTGAACTCTCAGTTCGCCATAGATGGAGGAAATCTGCCCATGCTGCAAGGACAAAGCACTACTTTTTCATCAGAGCTCCAGGAAATGGGATATAGCAGCAACCCACAGAGATTAGATGGAATGGAGTTCTTATATGGGGAAGGCATGGTCGATAATAGAGGCGTGAATCCTTGTGAAAGCATTGGCTGGGGTGACACTAGCTCTCTGGTTGGCCCTCCTTGTGCTTCGGAATATGGAGTCATGCAACAAGGAATGCTTCAAGAATATGGTTTTAGTGAGATGAGGTACCCAGGAGGAGCGCAATAG